One genomic window of Arachis stenosperma cultivar V10309 chromosome 10, arast.V10309.gnm1.PFL2, whole genome shotgun sequence includes the following:
- the LOC130956941 gene encoding protein FAR-RED IMPAIRED RESPONSE 1-like, whose translation MHKPETRTSCQAKLLVYLDKNENNWKVRKVVTEYNHELAPVRMVHLIASHRELNEVAKAQIDGMHVHGITTSKILGYMAGVAGGYSLLGFLKKDAYNYADKARRAKLVDGDANAALVYLEEKAGLDPMSVARYSLTAYERLVNSIWADDASRSDYQYFDNVLAFDSTYKKNKYKRPVVIFSSVNNHKQTKIFGFGLLMDESVSLYRWMLENLLEVMCRKKPLVVVTDRDKAMIKVVKEVLSEATHWLCAWHVETNVTFNVKDENLKVLFKRWLYSEMEIAAFKADWEDALE comes from the coding sequence ATGCACAAACCAGAGACCCGAACTAGCTGCCAAGCAAAGTTGTTGGTGTACTTGGACAAGAATGAGAATAACTGGAAGGTAAGGAAAGTAGTGACAGAGTACAATCATGAATTGGCACCTGTTCGGATGGTACACTTGATAGCGAGTCACCGTGAATTAAATGAGGTAGCTAAGGCACAGATAGATGGGATGCATGTGCATGGAATCACAACGTCGAAGATACTGGGATATATGGCTGGGGTGGCCGGAGGGTACTCCTTGCTTGGGTTCTTGAAGAAAGATGCATATAACTATGCTGACAAGGCGAGGCGAGCGAAATTAGTGGATGGTGATGCAAATGCAGCCCTAGTATATCTTGAAGAAAAGGCTGGTTTGGACCCGATGTCAGTTGCAAGGTACAGCTTGACTGCATATGAAAGGCTTGTGAATTCGATATGGGCTGATGATGCAAGCCGATCGGACTACCAATACTTCGACAATGTGTTGGCCTTCGACTCTACTTACAAGAAAAACAAGTACAAGAGGCCCGTTGTTATTTTCTCTAGTGTAAATAACCACAAGCAAACGAAAATTTTTGGGTTTGGGTTGTTGATGGATGAAAGCGTTTCCTTGTATCGTTGGATGTTAGAGAATCTTTTAGAGGTGATGTGTCGAAAGAAGCCGTTGGTAGTTGTAACAGACAGAGATAAAGCGATGATTAAGGTTGTCAAGGAAGTTTTATCTGAAGCGACACACTGGTTGTGTGCATGGCATGTGGAGACGAATGTTACCTTTAACGTGAAAGACGAGAATTTAAAGGTCTTGTTTAAGCGGTGGCTATACTCGGAGATGGAGATTGCCGCATTTAAGGCGGATTGGGAGGATGCGCTTGAGTAG